In Myxococcales bacterium, the DNA window CGCGTGTTTGGCGAACAGCTCCAGCGTTGCATCGGTCGAGAGCACCTCGCCACGCTCCTTGCCGAGCACGCGGATCTGTCCGCCGCGAAACGGTACGAGCGGATCTTCGGTGCCGTTGACCAGCAACACCGAGAGCGGCCGCTTCGGGGCGGTGTGCTCGAGGCCGACGGGGAGTCCCATGGTGACGGGCGCCACCGCTCGGATCCGCTCCGACAGATCGACGGCCAGCCGAAAGCTCATGGCACCACCGTTGCTGATCCCCGTGACGAACACCCGCTCCCGATCGACTCCCCACTTCGCGTGGGCGTGGTCGATCAGCGTCGAAATGTACCCCACGTCGTCGACGCCGGCTCGCTCGCGGGAGGCGCGATCGACGCTCGGTCGCCCGTCGTTCCAACCCTTGGCGACGCCCTGAGGAAACAAGAGGACCCAGCCCCGCGCGTCAGCCTCGCGCGTCAGCGAGAACTTGGTGAAGCTGTTGAAATACGCCGCCACGCCGCCGCCGCCGTGCAGCGCAATCACGAGCGGCACGGCGAGCGTGGGGGAGTGACCGGGCGGCAGGTGTACGAGGAAACTCCGCTCGCGCCCCTCATGTTCGAGCTGATGCTCGGTCAGTCCGGCACGCGCGCGGGCGCGACACGACAGGAGCACCGCTAGCACCAACACGACCGCGCCGAGCGCCGCGAAGTACCGGCGTCTGCGCCTGGCAGCGGGCGGCACGTCGCCCACCAGCCTTCAGACCTCGGTCGTCGACGCGCCGGCGTCCGGCTGGTCCGGCGTCCACTTGCCCATGGCCTCGGACTCCAGGCGGTCGGGGCCCGGCTCGTCCGCCGCGCGCCGACGGATCAGCTCGTCGACACACGCAAACAGCATCCCGTTGTCGTGGCGCTCGAAGCGCTCGAGGTTCGCCGTGAACTCGTCCACGCGCCCGAGAAAACCGGAGATCACGTCCTGACTCAGCTTGGGCGCCCACTGCCCGTAACCCAGCTGCTCCAGGTAGCGTGCGTTCAGCTCCTGTTCGTATTGCTGTTCGATCGGCACCGACAAGAGCGGAACGTGCAAACTCACGGCCTCGCTCATCAGCGAGAACCCGCCGCCGGCGATCACGGCGCGGGCAGTGCGCAGGTCGTCGACGAAGCCGTTCTCCGAGAACGGTCGCAGCGTGACGTTGCCGTCGGTGCCGTCCTTCCCCATGCCGTAGACCCGGAAGCGAAACGGCAGCTTCTTGAGCGTGGGTACCAGCTGCTCGTTGTTGCCGGCCGTCTGATAGACCAGCACGTGATCGCCGGGCTCGCGCCGCGCCGCCAAGATCTCCGGCCGCAAGATGGGCGGGACCAAGCTGGTGCGGCGTTTCTTCACCGGTGGGTAGAAGAAGCTCGTCACCAGGTAGTGGTAGGCGCCGGGCATCTTGATCTTCACCGCCAGCTTGGCGATGCGAAAGTTCATGCCTCCGGATTTCGTGAGCGGCTTTTCGTGCCGGCAGCGGTTGATGACCTGCATGTTGTCGATGCTGATCACCGGCAAAAAATGGTTCAGCGCGTAGAAGGCCGCCCAGGACTCGAAGTCGCTGATCACCAGCTCCGGCGTGAAGCCGTCCTCGGCGACCTTGCGGTACACCTCGATGTTCTTCTTGATGCCCTTCGGTGCGTCCTTCAGGTTCTCGAACAGACTCTCGGACTTGTCGAGGCGGTTGCCGAAGTAACGCAGGCTCAGCCCGTGGATCTCCTCCACCGTCAGCCGGTCGCGCCCCGCCAGACGATCCGTCAGGAACTTGTGGGCACGGCCGGACACCACGACCTTGATCTCGTGACCCGCCGCCAGAAGGTGCTCGAGGACCACACGACTGCGAGTCGCGTGCCCCATGCCTTCGCCCACGACCCCATAAAGAATCCGCATTTCAGAACCTCCGACGGGCCGAGCGTCGTCCGTGTGGCGCGCCCGGTCGAGCGGGGGCAAATGTTCACCGCTTCTCGGATCTCGGAACGCGAGCGTCCGCCGGAAATCCGTGCCAAGACTCCGCCGCCGTGACCCGCCCCCTGACCGGAAAACAGCGCCGCCACCTGCGCGCCCTCGCCCACCACCTCGATCCGGTGATCCAGATCGGCAACGCCGGAGTGACCGAGGGATTTCTCGCCGAGCTGGGCCGAGCGCTGCACACTCACGAGCTGGTCAAGGTGCGGGTGGGCACCGAGAGCCCCATCACCGCAACCGACAGCGTCCTGCCCATCGAAACCGGGACGAAGTCCCAGGTCGCACAGGTCATCGGGCGCACGCTGATCGTGTATCGCCGGCGCCAGAAAGATCCGAAGATCGTGCTGCCTAAGGAAGCCGGCAAGAAGTAGACTCAGGCCTCATGCCGCAAGCCGCGCGACCCACCGCGTTCAAGACCATCCTGGTGGCCACGGATCTGTCCGAGACCGGCGCCCACGCGCTCGACTACGCCCTGTGTCTGGCGTCCGAACGCGACGACGCGGCGCTGCACGTCGTGTACGTCGCCGGAACGCGCGGCGACCTGCTCGAGGTCACCACGCCAGAAGGCAGCGCGGAGATGACCGCGGGAGCCGCCGCCAAGTACCTCGCCGATCACGTCGAGCGCGCACGAGTCGACGCCATGAAAGAAGGCGAGCCCATCGAGAGCGGGCGAGTCAGCGTGCACGTGCGCTCCGGTGTGGCCGACGACGAGATCGTCACCTTGGCCGAGAAACTCGCGGTGAGCCTGATCGTGCTCGGCACCCACGGGCGCCGTGGGCTCCGAAATCTGGTGCTCGGCTCGGTGGCTGAGAGTGTGCTGAAAGTCGCGACCCGCCCGGTGCTGGTGGTGAGGCCCAAGGCCTATCCTCCACCCGAAGAATGACATGACCGAGGCGTCACGAATCGAGCGCGTTCAGAGCGCCACGAACCTGGTCTGGCTCGATCTGGAGATGACCGGGCTCGATCCGACCCGGGACGTCATTCTGCAGGCCGCGCTGGTGGTGACCAACGCGGCGCTCGAGTCCCTGGAGGAGTATGCGGCGGACGTGTGGCAACCCGAGGCCGCGCTCGCCAGCATGGTGCCCTTCGTGCGCGAGATGCACCAGAAGACGGGGCTGTCGGCGCGCATCGCTGGGTCGAAGACCGATCTCCGGGCCGTCGAGCGGCAGTTGATGGAACGTGTCACTGGCTGGTGTCCGTACGGAGCCGTGCTCTGCGGCAACAGCGTTCACAACGACAAAGCCTTCATCGACCGCTGGATGCCGGCGCTCGCGGGGTATCTCTCGTATCGTCTGGTCGACGTGTCGAGCTTCAAGGTGCTGGCAAAGCTCTGGTACGGGCCAGACGCCGTGTTCAAGAAGCCCAAAGAGGGCGAGCACGACGCGATCGTCGACATTCGCAACAGCATCGCGGAGCTGGCGTTCTACCGCGAACGACTCATGCGACCCGCTTCGGGTTGACCGCGCTCAACACGCCCGATGCGAGCTGCCGGCGAAGATCTTCCCGGGATTCAAGAGCCCCTGCGGATCGAACACGCGCTTGATGTCTCGCTGCAAGGTGATCAGCTCCGGTGACTGCTCGAGGGACAGATAGGGGGCCTTGAGCACGCCGATGCCGTGCTCGCCACTGAGGGTGCCCCGGAGCTCGATCACGTCGCGGAAGAGTCGTTCGATGGCCCGCTGCACCGCCGGCTCCTCGTCCGCCTCGTCCCACAGGAAGTTCACGTGCAGGTTGCCGTCTCCGGCGTGCCCGTAGGTGAGGTGGCGAACGCCGGATTTTTCCGCGTGCGCGGCCACCCGCTCGAGCAGCTCGGGGATCTGCTGTCGGGGCACGACCACGTCTTCGCTGAGTTTGTGGCGGGAGAGCTTGCGCACGGCGCGGCTCATCTCGCGGCGAGCCGCCCAGAGTTTCTCCCGCTGCCCGGCATCTGCGGCTACCAAGATTTCGAGGGCGCCGTCGCAGGCATTGCCGACGCGTTCGGCCTCGCGCTCGGTCTCGCTCGGCTCCCCATCGACCTCGAGCAAGAGCAGGGCCCCCGCCCGCTCGGAGAGCTCGTTGCCCGCCGCGCGCATCGCCGCGAGGGTGTGCGAGTCGAGCAGCTCGATGCAGCGGGGGATCACGCCGGCGCCGGTCATGTTGGCAACCGCCGTGCTGGCGGCTCGCACATCCGGAAACAACGCGAGCAGTGTCATCACGCTCGGCGGCTTCGGCACCAGCCGCAGGGTGACGTCACCAAAAACCGCGAGGGTGCCTTCACTGCCGACCAGGAGCGCGGTGACATCGTAACCGGTCACCCCCTTCACGGTGCGACGCCCAGCCGCGATGCGCTGACCCCCCATCAAGAAGGCCTCGACCCCGAGCACGTACTCTCGCGTCACTCCGTACTTGAAGGCGCGGGGACCGCCGGCGTTCTCCGCCACGTTGCCGCCGAGCGCGCAGCTCTCGACGCTGTTGGGATCCGGCGGGTAGAACAGTCCCTCGCGCTCCACCGCAGCATGCAGATCGGCGAGCACGACTCCGGGCTGAACGACGGCGAGCATCTCGCGTGGATCGATCTCCTTGATCTGATTCATGCCGAGAGTGGAGAGCACGATGCCGCCCGCGGTGGGCACGGCGCCGCCGGTGCGGCCAGTGCCCGCGCTGCGCGGAGTGATGGGGACCTCGGCGTCCCGCGCGACGGCGAGTGCCGCCAGGATGTCGGCGCTCGACTCGGCGCGCACCACCGCGAAGGGCACGTGGCCACGCGCCTCGGACTCATCCTCGGCGTAGGCAGCGCACGCCTCGCGCTCGGTGAGCAGCTTCGACGGCCCGAGGGCGCGCTCGAGCAAACGCAGCGCCTTTTCACGCGCAGCGGGACTCGGCAGCCAAGGCTCCGGCGTTGGGCTGGACATGCCGAAAAACCATAGCGGAAGCGCCGAGACGCCGCCCGGCCAGCGGAGTTTTCATGCGCTTTGTGGCGCGCGGCGCGGAGTCCGAGGGGCGAGCCGCTCCCAGATCTTGACGGCGCCCGCGCTGCGGGTACCTTCTCGGCCTCCGCAGGCCGAAAGACCACCTGGAGAGGTGACCGAGTGGCCGAAGGTACCCGCTTGCTAAGCGGGCGTGGGGGAAACTCCACCGAGGGTTCGAATCCCTCCCTCTCCGCCAACCGCCTCGCGCGCGTTCGTCTCGGCCTTCTCGGACGAACGGCCGCGCCGTGAGTCGGCAGGGAGGACTGTCATGTCGAGGGCCTGCATCTCAGGGATTGTTCTCTTGGCTGTGATCGCGGGTTGCGGCGGTTCGACCGCTGGCTCCGGGACCGGTGGCAGCGGCGCCATCGGCAGCGGCGCGGCGGGCGGCAGCGGTGCGACAGGCGGAACGGCGGGCACGAGCCCAACGGGCGGCGGCGGCAGCAGCGGAAGCGGCGCAAGCGGCGCAAGCGGGGGCACCACTGGCACCGGCGCAACCGGCGGCGGCGGCTTCGGCGGCGGCACGCCGCCCGCGGGCACGAGCTTGGCGGTGCGACGTGTGTTCCTCGGCGACACGGACACGAACTCGATCCCCGACCCGACGGCTTGGAGGAAGTTCGGAATGAACCTGGACGGCCTCGTCTCGACGAAGACCGACACGGCACACTGCAAGGTTCAGGCGGGCGGCGTCAAAAGTTTCATTCAGACCGACGGGGACAACGGCATCGACAACTCCTGGGGCAGCAACCTGATGCCGATCATGAAGTCGCTCGCGGCCGATCCGAGCAAGAACGTCAACGACGGCATCGCCGCTGGAGGTCCGACGCTCATGCTTTCGATCGCGGGTTTGACGACGGCTCCTGATCAGAGCGGGCTATCCGTCGCGAGCTACGCGGCAGCGCAGTTCAGCGGTGGCATCCCCAAGTGGGACGGCAGCGACGTTCGGTTGACCCGCTTCGAGTCAGTGAGCGGCGGCAACATCAATCAGCCCCTCACCTCGTTCCCCGCGAGCCTCGTCGCCGGTGGTGTTCTCTCGGCGGGACCCCCGACCACGATGCAATTCCCGCTGCAAGGCGATCTGATCCTGTTCGGTGACCTGCGGATCCATCTCGCGCGAGTCAGCGCCACGATCACCGGAGTGGGAGGCTCCGCCAAGGCCACTGCGGGGATCGTCGCTGGGGTGATCGACACGGAGGAGATGGTCGTAGAGCTGAAGAAGGTAGCCGGCAGCTTCGACCCGACGCTGTGCTCCGGCGCCACCTTCGACTCCATCGCCCAGCAGATCCGCGCCGCCAGCGACATCATGAAGGACGGCACCAACGGTGACCCGACCAAGACCTGCAACGGCATCTCGATTGGGCTCGGCTTCGAGGCGGTCGCGGTGACCCTGGCCGGTGTCGCGCCGCAGCAGCCGCCGACTCCGGATCCGTGCAACTGAGGCGTCGCCGCCGCAGGTACCCGGTTGCGCGTCGTGCGCGACCGCCTCGAGGTCTCGGCATCGCATTGCTCCTCTTCGCGCTGCACGGCGCGCTGGCTCTCGCGTGTGCACAGACCGCGCCCGAGTCCAGAGCTCGGCCCGTGGCGGTTGCGCCGCCGCCTTCGCGCGCGACCGCGGAGCGCGCCCGTGCTGCGTCGCGCTCGGCAGAGAGTGATGCAGCGACCGCCCCGACGGAAGCGCCAGAGCTCGATCCCATCCTGCTCGAAACCGAGGCCGCGACGCCGGTGCCGGACGCGCCGCCCAAGATCAACATGACGGGCGCCGCCGCTCTGGTCTGGGTCCCCGACGACAAGGCGCGCTTCGCCGTGAAGAGCGTGTTGATCGAAGCGGCGGGGCGTGGTGCACGCGTCGTTGCCACACGCAAAGAGCCAGTGCTCGTGGGACAGCGCGAGCTCTGGGTGTTACGAAAGAAACGCCTGACCTCGCGCGCATGCGCGGAGTGCGAGCTGTGCAACTCGGACCCGCCCGCATGCAAGAAGAACAGCCTGGTCGACATCGAGGAGCCGTTCCTCCAGAGCCTGGGTTCGAAGAAGACCCTCGAACCGTGGAGTGGCGAGTACACACCGATGGATGGCTGCCAATCGGGCGTCGGAGATCACGAGATCGAGCTGACTCTCCACGGCGGCGTCGGCCGCTTCTATTTCTTCAGCGTGAGCACCTCGCTGCAGTTTTGCTGCGGGGCTCATCCGACCTACGGCGACAGCACAATCACCCTCGACGTGGACTCGAGTCAGAAGGTGACCCTGAGCTTTCCGGCGGAGGTGCAGGGCGCGCTCGCCAAGCGCGCCCACGCGGAGCTAGCTCCGGGGTGTGTGATGGACGCGCACGAGAAGCCCGAGCCGTACCGCGCGCTGGCCGCCTACGCAGCGAACGGTGAGCTCACGGGGTTGTTCGACTACACGATGTCGGCGCCGTACGCGTGCGGGACCGGTCCGGGACACTATTCCGTGGTCTCGGAGCAGAGCTCGGCGTGGATCCCGCCGGAGCTCGCGGCCTACGGAAAACTCCCGGCCTGGGTCGCGAGCTACGCCGCCGCGGCCGGTGCGAAGTACGCCTTCATGGTGAGCGCGGCGAGGCTCGGCGCGGTCAAGCGCGAGCTCAAGCGCTGAGACCAACCTTCGGCGCCGCGGTCTCAGGGGCGACGGCTGAACGGTGACGCAACGACCTCGTCGCCCCAGCTCTCGACGAGGGTGTCCGGGGCGGCATCACGCCCCGTGCTCAGCCACTCCGTCGTCTCGTCGAGTCGCAGGCTCTGGCGCACACCCAGGTTCCACAGGAACTTCACCGCCAGCACGGGGTTGTGCTGGAAGAGCGGGTAGAGCGCCTCGCGCGTGAGCACCAGCAGCCGACTTGGCTCGAGGGTCACGACCGTGGCGGAGCGCGGACGGTTGGTGAGCAGCGCCATCTCGCCGAAGTGGCTGCCTTGCCCGAGCTCGGCCAGGCGTTTGCGCCCTCGTTCGACGGCGGCGCGCCCGCTGGCGATGATGTAAAACGCCGCGCTTGCCTCGCCCTCGCGAATGATGACCGTCCCGGCGGGTTGGTCCTCGGAGCGCAGCGCGCCGATCACCTCGAGCAACTCCGAGTAGGTGAGCTCTCGGAGGACTTCGATGCCCGAGAGCGCTCGAAGCGCCTGGGTCACCCGGCTGAGCCGCACCGAGTCTTCGCCTGCCGGTGGTGCTTCCGGTGAGACTTCGAGCACGATGACACTGATGTTGTCCTCACCGCCGGCTTCGTTGGCTGCGTCGACGAGCCGGTCCGGGGCGGTCGAGAACTTCTCGAGGAACGGCCGCAGCTCGCTGGGTTCGACGAAGTAACCGTGGAGCCCATCGCTGCAGAGCATGAGCCGGTCGGCGGGCAGCAGGTCGAAGCTCAGCGTGTCGATGTCGACGTGCGGGTGAGGTCCCACCGCGCGGGACAACATGTTGGTGGCGAAATTCTCCATCGCCTCCGCGCGCGGCATGCCGCGGCGCATCGCCTCGGCGAGGAAGGTGTGGTCGTTGGAGATCTGGTGCACCTGTCCGCCGCGCATCAAATAGAGGCGGGTATCACCGACGTGAGCCAGGGCCGCCTTGCCACCGTAGATGCAGAGCGCGGTGCAGGTGGTTCCGGCTCCGCGTCGCGACGTATCGTCAGCACCCAGCTCGTACACCCGAGTGTTCGCCCGCTCCACGGCATCCCGCAACAGCTCGGCGAGGGCCGCGGCACGAAGCTCGGGCTCGATCTCCGCAATGCCCGGGAGACGCGCGGCGACCCGCTCACGGATGGCCTCGATGGCGGCGTTCGAGGCGACCTCGCCGGCGGCGTGGCCACCCATGCCGTCACAGACGACGAACAGGCCCAGGCCCTCGTCGACCAAAATTGCGTCCTCGTTCCCCTGACGTCGGCGGCCGACGTCGGTCTTGGCTTTGGCAATGACCCGCACGCGCGCCACGATATCGGGGCGGCGGCCGGCTGCAACGGGGACGCTGGATCCGAGCGTTTTTAGGCCCAGACGGGCGGCGGCGGGTCAGGGGCAGTTGCCGCTCTTCACCGTCTCGCCGGTGTTGGGCACGTGGTCGCCTCCGACGTCGACGAACTTCAGGGGGATCGACTGACACGAGTACTTCCCGCAGTCGTCCATGCGCATGACGTGAGCGTGAGGGCCGGTGGAGTATCCCGTCGAGCCGGATAGACCGATGACGGTGCCGCGCTTCACCGTCTGCCCGAGGCTCACGTTCACCTTGTTGAGGTGTTTGTAGGTCGAGAGCTTCCCGTCACCGTGCAATATCACCACGTAGTTCGCGTAGGGGAAGCACGACGAACCGCCGCCGTTGTAACAAGGGTCCCCGGGGCCGGTCTTGTTGTACAGATACTTCACGACGCCGTCGGCCATGGCGACCATCGGTGTGTTGAGCCCGATGGAGAAATCGTAGGCGTAGGCGCTGTTGCCTTGATGGCTGAAGCTGCCGAAGTTGCCCTGGGCAATCTTCGCCGACTTGCCGCAGGCGAGCGGAAGGTAGTACCCGTCGGGCGCCGTGACGACCGGAGGCTTCTCGAGCGTACACGTGGCGAATTGCGCAGAGACGTAGCCAGTGACGTTGGGTGCCTTGATCTGGAACCAGACATCGTTACCGCCGACGACCTCGCCTTTCACCTGGGCGAGCACGTCCACGATGGCGCCGTCGTCGAGCTGACCTACCGCAGCTTTGGCGGTGGACGGAGTGGGGCGCACGTTGAGCATCGCGCCGGCCGCGACGTGGATCTTCACGCGCGGGCAGGCGTTGGTGGTGCCGCCGGTGCCGCCGGTCGCCGTTCCGCCGCTGCCCGTGGTGCCGCCGGTCGCCGCGCCGCCGCTGCCCGTGGTGCCGCCCGCCCCCGCATCGTCGCCAGCCCCCGCAGCGCCGGCCATGCCCGCCATGCCCGCCATGCCCGCGGCACCGGCCACGCCGGCCTCGCCCCCGCTCGCCCAGCCGCTTCCGCCACCTCCAATCGAGCTGCCCGCTCCACCGGAACCCGTCTGCGCGGGCTCGGCGCCCTCACCGGAATCGAGGGTGCAGCCGGAGAGCAGCAGGGTCGAAGCCAGCAGCGAGACGGTCGGGAAGAGGCGCATCCCACTCCGACTTTGCAAGCGCCGGACCACGGGTGCCGCCGCAGTTTCGCGGGAAAACCCAGAAGAGGACCGCACCCCGTGGCCCCCGCGCCAACTTCTAGTTGGCGCGGGCGGTTGCGCGCGTTCGGGCGCGGCCGACCGTGAGCGAAACCCTGCGGGCGAAGAGAGGCTCGAGGCCGGCAGTCTCTCCGTCAGCGAACGACGAGCGCAAACGGCAAGGTCGTCAGTACGGTCTCGTTGGCGAGCAGCGGCGCAAGGCCCGCAACGAACGGGCGGAGCTCCGACGCCACGCCAGCCGTGAAGGGCTCACGCGCGAGGGCAACACGAGCGACGGCGCCTTCGACTGCCTTGGCGTCGGCAGCTTCACCCAAGATCAACGACTCGAACAGGCTGTCGTCTTTGCCAACGACCTCGACCGGTGCTCGTTCATCGAGCTTGCCGAGCTCACGCGCGACCTGAAGCGCACGGGCGAGCCCTCCGAGCTCATCGACGAGCTTGCGATCCAGCCCCTGCTGTCCGCTCCAGATGCGGCCTTCGGCGGACTCACGGATCTTCTCGATCGGAAGCTTCCGGCCTTCTGCCACGCGTTCGAGAAACAGCTGGTAGACCTCGTCCATCTGCTTCTGAACGCGCACGCGGGTCGGATCGTCCCAGCGCGCGAGCCCGGAGAGATACGTGGCGCGTGCCGCCGCCCCGGGCTCTGGGCTGGCCGGAAAAGTGACGGTGTTGATGCCGTACTCGGCGAGCGCGTCGTTCAAGACGATCTTCCCGCCGAGCACACCGATGCTGCCGACGATGCTGGTAGGCTCGGCGATGATGCGCTCCGCCGCGCAGGCCAGGTAGTACCCGCCGCTCGCCGCCATCTCACCCACCGAGGCGATGATCGGTTTCTTCTTGCCTAGCTCGCGCAGCTCGTACCAGAGCAGGTCGCTCGCGAGCGCCGAGCCGCCGGGTGAGTCGATGCGCAGCACGACCGCCTTCACCGAGTCGTCCTTGGCGACCTTGCGCAGCGTCTTGGTCAACGCCTTGGCGGTGATGCCACCCCCGTCGAGCAGACCCCCCGGGGCCATGCTGATCGAGCCTTCAGCCGGCACCAGCGCGATGTGAGGGCGTCCACCTGCGCTGTCGTCCGCGCCGGACAAGATGCGGATCAACTCGGCGATGTCGGGCCCGTCACCCTTCTCGCTGCGCGCGCCAAATCCCCCGCTCACCCGCTCGGTGCCGGCGCGCTTCTTGGCCTCGTCGAGCGCCTCGGATTCGTAGCCGAGGGCGTCCACCAAGCCGCGCTCCTTGGCTTCCCGCGGCGACCACGGCCCGTGCTCCATGTCCGAGCGGAGCTGCGGATTTTTCCGCGCTGCCTCGACGCCGTCCAACCAGCTCTTGCGGATGGATCCGAGAGTCTCGGTGAGGGCGAGGCGTGCCTCGTCGCTCGGCCCGTCCCGTGTCATGGGCTCCGACGCGCTCTTGAATTTTCCGACGTGGAGAAAGTCGGCACCGATCTTGAGTTTGTCGAGCGCGGACTTGAAATACACCATCTGGCCGGCGATGCCGACGGACGCGATCTCACCTGCCGGCGACAGCCAGATGCGATCACACCCCGCCAGCGCCACCCACGCGCCCGCATTGTCGAGGCCGTGAGCGTGGCACACGACGGGTTTGCCAGCTTTCCGGATCTCACCGAGCAGCCCGCCAACCTCCCGTGCCCGCGCAAAGCCCACCGCGCGCTCACCCAGCCGCACGAACACACCCTTCGCGTCTTGATCGTCCCGCGCGCGTTCGAGCGCGCGAACCAGACCGACGTAAGTGCGGGACGCGGGCATCGGGAACAGCCC includes these proteins:
- the sppA gene encoding signal peptide peptidase SppA, with the protein product MRRASFALLVGAALALSCEGRPRSGSYGASGSKASSSLFGRATGKLVEIDLTQGAPESAGGGLFPMPASRTYVGLVRALERARDDQDAKGVFVRLGERAVGFARAREVGGLLGEIRKAGKPVVCHAHGLDNAGAWVALAGCDRIWLSPAGEIASVGIAGQMVYFKSALDKLKIGADFLHVGKFKSASEPMTRDGPSDEARLALTETLGSIRKSWLDGVEAARKNPQLRSDMEHGPWSPREAKERGLVDALGYESEALDEAKKRAGTERVSGGFGARSEKGDGPDIAELIRILSGADDSAGGRPHIALVPAEGSISMAPGGLLDGGGITAKALTKTLRKVAKDDSVKAVVLRIDSPGGSALASDLLWYELRELGKKKPIIASVGEMAASGGYYLACAAERIIAEPTSIVGSIGVLGGKIVLNDALAEYGINTVTFPASPEPGAAARATYLSGLARWDDPTRVRVQKQMDEVYQLFLERVAEGRKLPIEKIRESAEGRIWSGQQGLDRKLVDELGGLARALQVARELGKLDERAPVEVVGKDDSLFESLILGEAADAKAVEGAVARVALAREPFTAGVASELRPFVAGLAPLLANETVLTTLPFALVVR
- a CDS encoding FAD-binding protein produces the protein MSSPTPEPWLPSPAAREKALRLLERALGPSKLLTEREACAAYAEDESEARGHVPFAVVRAESSADILAALAVARDAEVPITPRSAGTGRTGGAVPTAGGIVLSTLGMNQIKEIDPREMLAVVQPGVVLADLHAAVEREGLFYPPDPNSVESCALGGNVAENAGGPRAFKYGVTREYVLGVEAFLMGGQRIAAGRRTVKGVTGYDVTALLVGSEGTLAVFGDVTLRLVPKPPSVMTLLALFPDVRAASTAVANMTGAGVIPRCIELLDSHTLAAMRAAGNELSERAGALLLLEVDGEPSETEREAERVGNACDGALEILVAADAGQREKLWAARREMSRAVRKLSRHKLSEDVVVPRQQIPELLERVAAHAEKSGVRHLTYGHAGDGNLHVNFLWDEADEEPAVQRAIERLFRDVIELRGTLSGEHGIGVLKAPYLSLEQSPELITLQRDIKRVFDPQGLLNPGKIFAGSSHRAC
- the yhbY gene encoding ribosome assembly RNA-binding protein YhbY, whose translation is MTRPLTGKQRRHLRALAHHLDPVIQIGNAGVTEGFLAELGRALHTHELVKVRVGTESPITATDSVLPIETGTKSQVAQVIGRTLIVYRRRQKDPKIVLPKEAGKK
- a CDS encoding esterase, with product MGDVPPAARRRRRYFAALGAVVLVLAVLLSCRARARAGLTEHQLEHEGRERSFLVHLPPGHSPTLAVPLVIALHGGGGVAAYFNSFTKFSLTREADARGWVLLFPQGVAKGWNDGRPSVDRASRERAGVDDVGYISTLIDHAHAKWGVDRERVFVTGISNGGAMSFRLAVDLSERIRAVAPVTMGLPVGLEHTAPKRPLSVLLVNGTEDPLVPFRGGQIRVLGKERGEVLSTDATLELFAKHAACTRRSGPRTLPDLDPDDGTRVSFEAREGCADGTTVALYRIEGGGHTWPGGRQYLPERTVGRVSRELDASKAIFDFFAEHAK
- a CDS encoding peptidoglycan DD-metalloendopeptidase family protein; protein product: MRLFPTVSLLASTLLLSGCTLDSGEGAEPAQTGSGGAGSSIGGGGSGWASGGEAGVAGAAGMAGMAGMAGAAGAGDDAGAGGTTGSGGAATGGTTGSGGTATGGTGGTTNACPRVKIHVAAGAMLNVRPTPSTAKAAVGQLDDGAIVDVLAQVKGEVVGGNDVWFQIKAPNVTGYVSAQFATCTLEKPPVVTAPDGYYLPLACGKSAKIAQGNFGSFSHQGNSAYAYDFSIGLNTPMVAMADGVVKYLYNKTGPGDPCYNGGGSSCFPYANYVVILHGDGKLSTYKHLNKVNVSLGQTVKRGTVIGLSGSTGYSTGPHAHVMRMDDCGKYSCQSIPLKFVDVGGDHVPNTGETVKSGNCP
- the orn gene encoding oligoribonuclease; its protein translation is MTEASRIERVQSATNLVWLDLEMTGLDPTRDVILQAALVVTNAALESLEEYAADVWQPEAALASMVPFVREMHQKTGLSARIAGSKTDLRAVERQLMERVTGWCPYGAVLCGNSVHNDKAFIDRWMPALAGYLSYRLVDVSSFKVLAKLWYGPDAVFKKPKEGEHDAIVDIRNSIAELAFYRERLMRPASG
- a CDS encoding teichoic acid biosynthesis protein; this encodes MRILYGVVGEGMGHATRSRVVLEHLLAAGHEIKVVVSGRAHKFLTDRLAGRDRLTVEEIHGLSLRYFGNRLDKSESLFENLKDAPKGIKKNIEVYRKVAEDGFTPELVISDFESWAAFYALNHFLPVISIDNMQVINRCRHEKPLTKSGGMNFRIAKLAVKIKMPGAYHYLVTSFFYPPVKKRRTSLVPPILRPEILAARREPGDHVLVYQTAGNNEQLVPTLKKLPFRFRVYGMGKDGTDGNVTLRPFSENGFVDDLRTARAVIAGGGFSLMSEAVSLHVPLLSVPIEQQYEQELNARYLEQLGYGQWAPKLSQDVISGFLGRVDEFTANLERFERHDNGMLFACVDELIRRRAADEPGPDRLESEAMGKWTPDQPDAGASTTEV
- a CDS encoding universal stress protein — its product is MPQAARPTAFKTILVATDLSETGAHALDYALCLASERDDAALHVVYVAGTRGDLLEVTTPEGSAEMTAGAAAKYLADHVERARVDAMKEGEPIESGRVSVHVRSGVADDEIVTLAEKLAVSLIVLGTHGRRGLRNLVLGSVAESVLKVATRPVLVVRPKAYPPPEE
- a CDS encoding cyclic nucleotide-binding domain-containing protein translates to MRVIAKAKTDVGRRRQGNEDAILVDEGLGLFVVCDGMGGHAAGEVASNAAIEAIRERVAARLPGIAEIEPELRAAALAELLRDAVERANTRVYELGADDTSRRGAGTTCTALCIYGGKAALAHVGDTRLYLMRGGQVHQISNDHTFLAEAMRRGMPRAEAMENFATNMLSRAVGPHPHVDIDTLSFDLLPADRLMLCSDGLHGYFVEPSELRPFLEKFSTAPDRLVDAANEAGGEDNISVIVLEVSPEAPPAGEDSVRLSRVTQALRALSGIEVLRELTYSELLEVIGALRSEDQPAGTVIIREGEASAAFYIIASGRAAVERGRKRLAELGQGSHFGEMALLTNRPRSATVVTLEPSRLLVLTREALYPLFQHNPVLAVKFLWNLGVRQSLRLDETTEWLSTGRDAAPDTLVESWGDEVVASPFSRRP